A genomic segment from Triticum dicoccoides isolate Atlit2015 ecotype Zavitan chromosome 1A, WEW_v2.0, whole genome shotgun sequence encodes:
- the LOC119280433 gene encoding beta-galactosidase 7-like isoform X1: protein MYAVGAVVAVALIVLTAACASAAAGDGRRVEEGGGDAARGEVTYDGRALVVDGTRRMLFSGEMHYTRSTPEMWPKLIASARKGGLDVIQTYVFWNVHEPVQGQYNFEGRYDLVKFIREIQAQGLYVSLRIGPFIEAEWKYGGFPFWLHDVPNITFRTDNEPFKQHMQRFVTQIVNMMKKEGLYYPQGGPIIISQIENEYQMVEPAFGSGGPRYVRWAAEMAVGLQTGVPWMMCKQNDAPDPIINTCNGLICGETFVGPNSPSKPALWTENWTTRYPIYGNDTKLRSTEDIAFAVALFIARKKGSFVSYYMYHGGTNFGRFASSYVTTSYYDGAPLDEYGLIWRPTWGHLKELHAAVNLSSEPLLFGTYSSFSLGQEQEAHIFETELKCVAFLVNFDKHQSPTVVFRNMSFQLAPKSISILSECRTVVFETAKVTAQYGSRTAKAVESTNDIHRWKAFKEPIPEDISKAAYTGNQLFEHLSMTKDETDYLWYIVSYEYRPSDDGQLVLLNVESRAHVLHAFVNTEYVGSVHGSHDGPGNIILNTNISLKEGQNTISLLSVMVGSPDSGAHMERRSFGIRKVSIQQGQQPLYLLNNELWGYQVGLYGEGKRIYTQEEASSVEWTEINNLTYHPLTWYKTTFAAPVGNDVVALNLTSMGKGEVWVNGESIGRYWVSFKAPSGQPSQSLYHIPQHFLKPIDNLLVLVEEIGGNPLEITLNTVSITTVCGNVNELSSPALHTQGKGPEVHLRCQRGKHISAIEFASYGNPAGDCTTFSTGSCHATLSESVVKQACIGKRGCSIPVSPARFGGDPCPGIQKSLLVVANCR from the exons ATGTACGCAGTTGGCGCGGTGGTCGCCGTTGCGCTCATCGTGCTGACAGCGGCGTGCGCGTCGGCTGCGGCAGGAGACGGGCGGcgggtggaggagggaggaggcgatGCGGCGCGAGGAGAGGTCACCTACGACGGCAGGGCCCTGGTCGTGGACGGCACGAGGAGGATGCTCTTCTCCGGGGAGATGCACTACACCAGAAGCACGCCCGAG ATGTGGCCAAAACTCATAGCGAGCGCCAGGAAGGGTGGCCTCGATGTCATACAAACATATGTCTTTTGGAATGTTCACGAGCCTGTCCAGGGCCAG TATAACTTTGAGGGAAGATACGATCTCGTGAAGTTCATCAGAGAAATTCAAGCTCAAGGGCTCTATGTAAGCCTCAGGATTGGACCCTTTATAGAGGCAGAATGGAAATACGG AGGGTTTCCATTTTGGCTACATGATGTTCCAAACATCACCTTCCGAACAGACAATGAACCCTTCAAG CAACATATGCAACGATTTGTCACACAGATAGTAAACATGATGAAAAAGGAAGGGCTGTATTACCCACAAGGAGGCCCAATCATCATTTCCCAG ATTGAGAATGAGTACCAGATGGTTGAGCCTGCATTTGGCTCAGGTGGCCCACGTTATGTCCGTTGGGCAGCTGAAATGGCTGTAGGTCTCCAGACAGGTGTTCCATGGATGATGTGCAAGCAAAACGATGCCCCAGACCCAATT ATTAATACCTGCAACGGGCTCATCTGTGGAGAAACATTTGTAGGACCAAACTCACCTAGCAAGCCTGCATTGTGGACAGAGAATTGGACAACTCG CTACCCTATATATGGTAATGATACAAAGTTGAGATCTACAGAAGATATTGCCTTTGCAGTTGCACTTTTCATAGCAAGAAAGAAAGGAAGCTTTGTGAGCTACTACATG TACCATGGAGGAACAAACTTTGGTAGGTTTGCCTCTTCATATGTAACAACAAGTTACTATGATGGAGCTCCTCTAGATGAATACG GTCTAATATGGCGACCTACATGGGGCCATCTCAAGGAACTGCATGCTGCAGTAAATCTATCTTCAGAACCATTACTGTTTGGAACGTACTCCAGTTTTTCATTAGGTCAAGAACAAGAG GCACATATCTTCGAAACAGAATTGAAGTGTGTGGCTTTCTTGGTCAACTTTGATAAGCATCAGTCACCAACAGTAGTATTCCGTAATATGTCTTTCCAACTGGCACCCAAATCCATCAGTATTCTATCAGAGTGCAGGACAGTGGTATTTGAAACAGCCAAG GTAACTGCTCAGTATGGGTCAAGAACAGCCAAAGCAGTAGAGTCTACTAACGATATTCATAGATGGAAGGCATTTAAAGAACCAATTCCTGAAGATATAAGCAAGGCTGCATACACTGGAAACCAACTCTTTGAACATCTCTCAATGACTAAAGATGAGACAGATTATCTCTGGTACATTGTCAG CTACGAATATAGACCAAGCGATGATGGCCAGCTTGTGCTTCTTAATGTTGAGTCACGAGCACATGTATTGCATGCCTTTGTCAACACTGAATACGTAG GGAGTGTGCATGGGAGTCATGATGGACCTGGCAACATAATTCTCAACACGAATATTTCTCTAAAGGAGGGGCAGAACACAATATCATTGCTAAGTGTAATGGTTGGATCACCG GACTCTGGTGCTCACATGGAAAGAAGAAGCTTTGGAATTCGCAAAGTGAGCATACAGCAAGGACAACAACCACTATATCTCCTCAACAACGAACTATGGGGGTACCAG GTTGGCTTATATGGAGAAGGGAAAAGAATCTACACGCAAGAAGAAGCAAGCAGTGTTGAATGGACAGAGAtcaacaatttgacatatcatCCACTTACTTGGTACAAG ACAACATTCGCCGCACCAGTGGGCAACGATGTGGTGGCACTGAACCTCACTAGTATGGGCAAGGGAGAAGTATGGGTCAACGGGGAGAGCATTGGACGGTACTGGGTCTCCTTTAAGGCCCCAAGTGGACAGCCCTCTCAATCCCT GTATCACATTCCACAGCACTTCCTGAAACCTATAGACAACCTCCTTGTTCTTGTTGAGGAAATCGGAGGCAATCCGCTGGAGATAACGTTGAACACAGTGTCCATCACAACAGTGTGTGGCAATGTGAATGAGCTTTCGTCGCCGGCTCTCCATACGCAAGGAAAGGGTCCGGAAGTACATTTACGGTGCCAAAGGGGAAAACACATCTCAGCAATTGAGTTTGCGAGTTATGGGAATCCTGCAGGCGACTGCACAACATTTTCAACTGGAAGTTGCCATGCCACGCTGTCTGAATCCGTTGTAAAACAG GCTTGCATAGGTAAAAGGGGTTGCTCTATTCCGGTATCTCCTGCCAGGTTTGGTGGTGATCCGTGCCCTGGGATCCAAAAATCCCTTCTAGTTGTTGCGAATTGCAGATGA
- the LOC119280433 gene encoding beta-galactosidase 7-like isoform X2, whose protein sequence is MWPKLIASARKGGLDVIQTYVFWNVHEPVQGQYNFEGRYDLVKFIREIQAQGLYVSLRIGPFIEAEWKYGGFPFWLHDVPNITFRTDNEPFKQHMQRFVTQIVNMMKKEGLYYPQGGPIIISQIENEYQMVEPAFGSGGPRYVRWAAEMAVGLQTGVPWMMCKQNDAPDPIINTCNGLICGETFVGPNSPSKPALWTENWTTRYPIYGNDTKLRSTEDIAFAVALFIARKKGSFVSYYMYHGGTNFGRFASSYVTTSYYDGAPLDEYGLIWRPTWGHLKELHAAVNLSSEPLLFGTYSSFSLGQEQEAHIFETELKCVAFLVNFDKHQSPTVVFRNMSFQLAPKSISILSECRTVVFETAKVTAQYGSRTAKAVESTNDIHRWKAFKEPIPEDISKAAYTGNQLFEHLSMTKDETDYLWYIVSYEYRPSDDGQLVLLNVESRAHVLHAFVNTEYVGSVHGSHDGPGNIILNTNISLKEGQNTISLLSVMVGSPDSGAHMERRSFGIRKVSIQQGQQPLYLLNNELWGYQVGLYGEGKRIYTQEEASSVEWTEINNLTYHPLTWYKTTFAAPVGNDVVALNLTSMGKGEVWVNGESIGRYWVSFKAPSGQPSQSLYHIPQHFLKPIDNLLVLVEEIGGNPLEITLNTVSITTVCGNVNELSSPALHTQGKGPEVHLRCQRGKHISAIEFASYGNPAGDCTTFSTGSCHATLSESVVKQACIGKRGCSIPVSPARFGGDPCPGIQKSLLVVANCR, encoded by the exons ATGTGGCCAAAACTCATAGCGAGCGCCAGGAAGGGTGGCCTCGATGTCATACAAACATATGTCTTTTGGAATGTTCACGAGCCTGTCCAGGGCCAG TATAACTTTGAGGGAAGATACGATCTCGTGAAGTTCATCAGAGAAATTCAAGCTCAAGGGCTCTATGTAAGCCTCAGGATTGGACCCTTTATAGAGGCAGAATGGAAATACGG AGGGTTTCCATTTTGGCTACATGATGTTCCAAACATCACCTTCCGAACAGACAATGAACCCTTCAAG CAACATATGCAACGATTTGTCACACAGATAGTAAACATGATGAAAAAGGAAGGGCTGTATTACCCACAAGGAGGCCCAATCATCATTTCCCAG ATTGAGAATGAGTACCAGATGGTTGAGCCTGCATTTGGCTCAGGTGGCCCACGTTATGTCCGTTGGGCAGCTGAAATGGCTGTAGGTCTCCAGACAGGTGTTCCATGGATGATGTGCAAGCAAAACGATGCCCCAGACCCAATT ATTAATACCTGCAACGGGCTCATCTGTGGAGAAACATTTGTAGGACCAAACTCACCTAGCAAGCCTGCATTGTGGACAGAGAATTGGACAACTCG CTACCCTATATATGGTAATGATACAAAGTTGAGATCTACAGAAGATATTGCCTTTGCAGTTGCACTTTTCATAGCAAGAAAGAAAGGAAGCTTTGTGAGCTACTACATG TACCATGGAGGAACAAACTTTGGTAGGTTTGCCTCTTCATATGTAACAACAAGTTACTATGATGGAGCTCCTCTAGATGAATACG GTCTAATATGGCGACCTACATGGGGCCATCTCAAGGAACTGCATGCTGCAGTAAATCTATCTTCAGAACCATTACTGTTTGGAACGTACTCCAGTTTTTCATTAGGTCAAGAACAAGAG GCACATATCTTCGAAACAGAATTGAAGTGTGTGGCTTTCTTGGTCAACTTTGATAAGCATCAGTCACCAACAGTAGTATTCCGTAATATGTCTTTCCAACTGGCACCCAAATCCATCAGTATTCTATCAGAGTGCAGGACAGTGGTATTTGAAACAGCCAAG GTAACTGCTCAGTATGGGTCAAGAACAGCCAAAGCAGTAGAGTCTACTAACGATATTCATAGATGGAAGGCATTTAAAGAACCAATTCCTGAAGATATAAGCAAGGCTGCATACACTGGAAACCAACTCTTTGAACATCTCTCAATGACTAAAGATGAGACAGATTATCTCTGGTACATTGTCAG CTACGAATATAGACCAAGCGATGATGGCCAGCTTGTGCTTCTTAATGTTGAGTCACGAGCACATGTATTGCATGCCTTTGTCAACACTGAATACGTAG GGAGTGTGCATGGGAGTCATGATGGACCTGGCAACATAATTCTCAACACGAATATTTCTCTAAAGGAGGGGCAGAACACAATATCATTGCTAAGTGTAATGGTTGGATCACCG GACTCTGGTGCTCACATGGAAAGAAGAAGCTTTGGAATTCGCAAAGTGAGCATACAGCAAGGACAACAACCACTATATCTCCTCAACAACGAACTATGGGGGTACCAG GTTGGCTTATATGGAGAAGGGAAAAGAATCTACACGCAAGAAGAAGCAAGCAGTGTTGAATGGACAGAGAtcaacaatttgacatatcatCCACTTACTTGGTACAAG ACAACATTCGCCGCACCAGTGGGCAACGATGTGGTGGCACTGAACCTCACTAGTATGGGCAAGGGAGAAGTATGGGTCAACGGGGAGAGCATTGGACGGTACTGGGTCTCCTTTAAGGCCCCAAGTGGACAGCCCTCTCAATCCCT GTATCACATTCCACAGCACTTCCTGAAACCTATAGACAACCTCCTTGTTCTTGTTGAGGAAATCGGAGGCAATCCGCTGGAGATAACGTTGAACACAGTGTCCATCACAACAGTGTGTGGCAATGTGAATGAGCTTTCGTCGCCGGCTCTCCATACGCAAGGAAAGGGTCCGGAAGTACATTTACGGTGCCAAAGGGGAAAACACATCTCAGCAATTGAGTTTGCGAGTTATGGGAATCCTGCAGGCGACTGCACAACATTTTCAACTGGAAGTTGCCATGCCACGCTGTCTGAATCCGTTGTAAAACAG GCTTGCATAGGTAAAAGGGGTTGCTCTATTCCGGTATCTCCTGCCAGGTTTGGTGGTGATCCGTGCCCTGGGATCCAAAAATCCCTTCTAGTTGTTGCGAATTGCAGATGA